The Canis lupus dingo isolate Sandy chromosome 34, ASM325472v2, whole genome shotgun sequence genome contains the following window.
ACAGGGGTTAGCATTTCTTGACCCTGTGACACAGAGCCTTCGAGAACACCAGGTGGCCCCACGCACCCCCCAGCCAGGCTGCTGCTTGAGATCTGTGCTTGCATTTCCCCAAAGCCGTCTTCATCTTAAAACCTGCTTAAAGGCTAAAGGCAAACAAATCCTTCTTGAAACCTGAGTCCATTTTAAGATGTCTTTACTAAAATCCCCTCTGAACCATTAGTTGTTATGtcatataatttccttttcctgagAGTAACATTCTTGGTGATTACCGCTATAAGGAATTATAAGTCTCACCCCGTAAGAAGCTCTGTTCAGTTTCCCACGGTGATAATGTGCTACTAAGGCGATTTTCTGAATTTCTACCTGAggtgttttttcatttcattcgGACTACtcaatctttcccttttttttttttttttttttcctttgcctttcctgaGTTGGAAATGCTGTATGGTTTGGTTGATTGTGATCCAAGTTGACCCTTCGTACAAAGGCCAGTTGGAGGCAGAACAACAGAATTTATAATCAGACTTTcttcagaatgaaaatatatatccctAGGTGTTTTAAACCTTATTTTGTAATGGTAtcgtggggttttttgtttttgtttttgtttttttattttatttttttaaatttatttatttatgatagtcacagagagagagagagagagagagaggcagagacacaggcagagggagaagcaggctccatgcaccgggagcccgatgtgggattcgatcccgggtctccaggatcgcgccctgggccaaaggtaggcgccaaaccgctgcgccacccagggatcccatcgtGGGGggttttttatatgtataatctgTGTGTCCAGTGGCCAGACACTTCAAGACTTTAGCAGTTCAGTAAATAGAAAATGCTGCATACTCCTAGATTCAAATTaggtttaatttaaaatgtctccttaattttaaaatatgctttcaatgtgtgtttttttttaattttcagttttacttCCCACTATTTTCCAATCCATATATCTTGAGTTTTAGATTAAAAATGAGTTGATTGGAGGGGGGGGTGACAAACTAcagataattaattttaaaacttaatttatgtGGGATCAAAAGGTAACCTGAATATATTAGATTTctcccggaaaaaaaaaaaattccaatggaAGAAAATTAGAAGGAGATAAAGTCCAGCTCAGCAGAAGTCCAAGCTGCCTAATAGTTAGACAGTTGAGGACACTCTCTTAGGTATTCAAAGCCAGGCGAGGTATTCAATTaagtgacattatttttttttaaagattttatttatttattcatgagagacagagaggcaaagacataggcaaagggataAGCTGGCTTCCCAtaggaaacctgatgcaggactcgatcccaagaccctgggattatgacctgagccaaaggcagatgttcaaccactgagccacccaggtgccccaattaagTGACTTTAGAGGTCCATTTAAATTCTATATTCCTTTGTCTGGGCcttcagaaaaatagagaaaagaagaatatgaATATGTACAGAGCACCTCCCCTGTGCCCAGCTCTGAACTATTTTCATCCTTCTTTACAAAACATGGAATTATTCACCCCTTTCACCCCTTTTTAccgataaggaaactgaggttcatagAGCTCAAGTAATGGGCCCAGAGACAGAAGGGAGGATTCAGAACCTAAGTCCCATTGGCTCCAAGCACCCTGAGCTGATCACGGCAAAACCTGTGCCTTCTGGGCCTAGCGCGGTCCTGCTTCCTTGTCTGCACAGGAAGGTAGGCCGGGCACAGAAGCAGCTGAGGGGAGGGCTGCCTCTCCTTACTGGACTTTCAGTAATTGCAGAAGGTAACAATAGGTGGCAGTACATACACATAACCATGACAGCGCCTGTGTTAAAtcagtagattttctttttctgggttcCCTGTCATTTTAatgttaattctttatttttttatttgatggagagagtgtgcacacaaaCACAGGGAGCGGTAAGGAGAGggtctggaatcatgacctaagccaaaggcagatgcttaacagtctgagccacccaggcacccctccctttGGTTTTCAAACAATCACTTTATATGAATCATCTGAGCAATTTATACAAAGCATCCCACCCCAttggaataaaaaaagatgataatgTTAACTCTCAGACGAGTTGCTCTGCATTGCTCCCTGTGACAGTAATAATGCCAGAGCAATTCAGTGTTTGCTTCCTAAACCTAGCTTAGACAGTCTCCTGAGGATCCCTTGCTACTTAGGAACctcctttgccttttcttctaAGCTTACAAACAGACTGGGACTACTAGGGATGCTTgaaaaattacttctttaaaaactctttataGCCAAACAGTATTGACATGTCTCGAATTTCAAAAGAAGGTGAGGACAGAGTTGCACCCATTGTCCAGCCTCACATGTAGCAGACACACAGCTGGGTGACCCTCTGGGGCCACATCTCCAGCAACATCACTCATGGAGCTACAGGATTCACCACAAACAGAAGGAGCTTCTGAGAAGTCTCCACTTCTGAGGCTCTTCGTGCACCAGGCAGTCTGCTATGTTGCAAGCTAGTGCCTTTCTGACTGGGTTTGGGGTTTCCTTAAGTTTctttaggtatatatatatatatatatatatatttttttttttttagtgacatAAATGAACTCCTTTGGTTACACTAAATGATACCAGGCAGCTTTATTTGGCTGAGGACCCCATTCATCTTTATCAAAAGGAATGTAAGCTCAGTGGCTCCACACATATTTATTATGCATCAGCTATGTGGTTGGTATTGTGCCGGGTGCTTTTATATGTGGCATTAAATTAGCTTTCACTTAACATGAAATCggtgtaaaaaaataatttagcaaaagttctcattttatcatttatcaagTTATGAactggggatgcttgggtggctcagcggtttagcgcctgccttgggcccagggcgtgatcctggagtccccggatcaagtcccacatcaggctctctgtgtggagtctgcttctccctctgcctatgtctttgcctcgatctgtgtctctcatgaataaataagtaattttttttaatattttacttatttattcatgagagacataaagagagagaggggggcataggcagagggagaagcaggctccatgcagggagcccgacgtgggactcgatcccaagactccaggatcacaccctgagctgaagggaggtgctaaaccactgagctacccagggatcctgtaaaatgttttttttaaaaaaagttatgaaCTCATTCAGTTATCATCATTGTCCTTTAGTAGAAGTTATCATTTGTGAGTTGGGAGTAATATGCGTCACTCACTTCTCCATGTGAAGAACACACAAGATTGCTTTCTGTTAACAAAGCCAGACAATCCGAATGAGTGCCACCAGATAGCAGACAGCTGAGTAGAACTGCTGTCCTGTTTGCTTTTGCCCAGGCTGCAGAGTGGGATGAACCTGCAGATATGCTTCGTCAACGACAGTGGCAGTGATAAGGACAGCGATGCTGATGACAGTAAGACGGAAACCAGCTTGGACACCCCCTTGTCTCCCATGGTGAGTCCAGAGCCACCAATGCTCTGTGCGTGTGCTTTCCTGCTCAGttagcttctttttttgttgttagtcAGGGAAAGAACATGGCAGAGATTAAAAGAGGAATGTCTCTTGCCATAGCATGCTCCTAAAATTTGACAATGAAAAATCAAAGCTGTGATCCAGTAAGAAGACATAAGCTCTGTTAAAGTTAGCGACTACTTTCATATGAAACCCTGAGGGAAATCACATATGCCCTAAAAAATTATGCCAGCTACCAGTCCTTCTCCACTGGGCTTAGAAATAGTAAGTGCAGAGCAACAGTgggacacattttaaaaaggcagggaTGGGGATGTGGGTGAGGGTGGGAAGGCTAGCACACAGCGATGTTGCTCAGAGAAACCAGCAAGATAATGTGTGTAAAACATTCCTTACTCATTCCTTGCACACGTATTATGAAGCTTGGGGCTTTCTGCTGGAATTCTTTACTCTATATCACTTTCCTTACCAAAGACCAACCAACAGGCAACCGTTTGGTCCATGAATGCAAGGCCATGTCTGAACCTGATTGGTTACCTGAGACCCTGTCCACACTCTAGAGGACAGCACGCTGCCTTAGCTCTGGGTTAAATATTTTGCTGTGTGTGTGATCACTTCAGGAACGTTTGAGACCAAGAATCAACATCTCAAGTTCATCATCAGTAGATTCTCCCTTTTGTTACATTATTCTGCTAAAATCAGAGTCTATTCTTGGCATTGAAGAAATAAACCATCCTCTTCAATGTTATTTGAGCTTGGTACAGGCCAGATCAAGTGGTGAGTCACACTGATGGAGGGGCCTCTCAGTCCCTCCAGGAGGGAATGCTGTAGCCCATCTCCAAAGATAGTACCTGACAGAAAGCTCAGggctcttctttttcccttcacagAGCAAACAGAGTTCTTCCTATTCTGATAGAGACACTACTGAAGAGGAATCCGAATCTCTGGATGACATGGATTTCCTCACAAGGCAAAAGAAATTGCAAGCCGAAGCCAAAATGGCCCTCGCCATGGCCAAACCAATGGCCAAAATGCAAGTAGAAGTGgaaaaacagaacaggaaaaagtCTCCCGTCGCTGATCTCGTAAGCAGCAAATACTGAAATGCCAGCGAGTGTTTTGGTGGCTGCAAATGGTTGACGCTGTCCcagttctttcccagagttatgcAAACTTGGGTTTCTACAAGGCAGTTTGTAAAAAGTACTGTCATTGAGAAATAATGAAGTtcgtttctttttccttcctactGTACCGCTAAAGATACATAAGCAACACATTACATAAAAGTAAACCCTGTTCTTGATTCATAATAACTGTATTTCTTAGAGGCAAGATTAGCTGTCATGGGAATATGTGGCATAGTGGATGAAGGGCCCTGGTCTTTGAAGTTCAGCTCTGCCATCAATTTGCCGTGAGGCTCTGGGCAAGCTACTAAGTCTCAATTttgtcatctctaaaatgggaatagtaatacCTGTGTCAGAGCATGATGGTGAGAATTCTATGAACAAAGCATTCAGAACACACAGCGCAGTGCTTATAACGTGGTGCAAATTAATAAAGAGCTGATACTATTAATTTTATCCATGTCATTGATATTCCTTGAGCTCCCTGGTCATTCTTTTGTGGACATGATCATTGACTCGCAGTTATCACAGCCTTAGTCTGAGACCAGTCTGCAAGCTTTCGATTTAAGTAGCATAGCATTTTGATGCCAGTAGTGTTTTGGGCAACATGGTGtgtggggccagggtggggcgGGGAGCTTGCAGTGGGGAGGTTGGACTGGGAAAGCTCTGGAGCAAAGGACCTCAATGGAAGTGGGTGAGAGTGGGTCTTTCAGGAGGAAAATGGGTCTTGTGCTCAGTATCCTGGCTGCTGTGTTCACACCTCCATTTCTTCCCTCTGTATCTTTAGCTGCCACACATGCCTCATATAAGTGAATGCCTGATGAAAAGAAGTTTAAAGCCCACTGACCTGCGGGACATGACTCTCGGGCAGCTACAAGTGATAGTCAATGATCTCCATTCCCAGATAGAAAGTAAGTGTTCAGTGTGCTTGAAATTGGGGTATCAAATGTGAAATATCGTGGGATAGTACTGCCTCCTTGATTCACTTCCTTTGTCTGTTTCATTGGTTTCCTCCTGCGTGCtgcaagagaaggaagagaatcacaaggctctgtttttgtttttgtttttgtttttgttttaccataaAATGATCAGAAACTTCAAGAATTATTCAACGTTCACAGAGGTGATAGGTTCCTTTTATTAATCTCaaatccccagcacctagcagcACGATGCCTGGTGTGTATTTGGCTCACAACATCTGTTTCTATGCTACAATTTGGTAGTTACACATCATTAATTATGCAATTATACCCTCAACTTTACTTGTGTGTATATTCATTTTAGGTCATCAAATCAAATTCAACGTACATTGTGGaactcggggggtggggggcaatatGTATGACCAATTTGTGAAATTTACAGGATGACAAATTATGGGCCTTTTTCCCCCAGAATAAAGAAAGGCCTCTAACAGGAGTGTGCTGAGTAGGTGACAGATGAGTGGCTCTCACTTGACGTGGCTGGTTGTACAGAGAAGGGCAGTTAGTTGCTTAGCccgagagagagaacataagacACTTGGGCAGTATGGTTCGTCCAACTGAACCATGTGCCCTCCAACCTTTGGAACATATGATTCTATAAAATCCTGCAGACTTACGAATTAAAACTACCTAAGGGACCCGCCAACCAAATGCATTCACACAAActgactaatttttttaattttttaaagctacccTAAGaacatactgaaaaaaattagaattggaCATGTTCAGAGTTAGGTTAATATGTTCAGTTTTAAAATCAAGGGAAAGGGCTTAACATTCTAATTAAGAAACCATAGattcacaggattttttttttaattctactatattttaattttagttgagAGTAAGTTACTAGGACTGTCATTCTTTCAAGGACCTAAAAGGCTTTCTGATATTTTATGTCTGAAAGATCTTCCTTAGACTTCTAAATACTAAAATTGTCATCTAGCTCTTTTCAGTGGTAGATGAATTTAGCCTtctttgtatgatttctttttctcccttttttaaattggaaactAGTCTGAACTAAAAGCAGATCAATGCATCATTTGAAGTCAGGATCTCCAAAACCATTTCCAAGGAGATCCTAGCTGAGTacctccttcctttctgtttctggcCTCAAAGTTCTTGCTGCTAAATGAATGCTATCacccctgtgtctgtgtgtctggaCCTAAAAGCTTCGATCTAAAGGTTAAAAATAAGAGAGCCCTGGCTTGTTCGTATTTTTCAGGGGCAGAAGCCAAATTATCCCAGTGCACTGATTTTTGGAGGATTAGAAAGGGTAATATCCATATATGTTCTATTCCCAGTATGAACCCTAAGGAATATTTTCCTTGGCACCCCTCCAGAGATTTTAAGAGTTACTTCTTCAGGTCTTACACGTCTGGCTTTCCTGTATCTTTAGATATGACTTGGGTATTACTGAGAACAGCCTGCACGTAGGGCTGCTTCCTCTGCGGGCCACAGACCTTCAAGCACCCCTGGGGCACCTTCTTCTGCTGGGTACCTGATGTAGTGATTCAGGTGCCATGGTTCCTTCCAGCTGTCAGGTGATGAGAGCAGCCTCGTGATGGAAGGTGGAAAACTTCATGTGGCCCTGGACATATTTGTTCACACTTCTTCAAAACAAAATCCTGCTTTTTCTAGCAAGCTGTTTTCCTAACAGCTAACGATTTCTTTTCCCACTTTAATGTGAATATAATTGGAGATACCTcatactttattccttttcttccaaCACTTCTCTAATTGTGCAAACTAATCATGCTCTCAAACTGAGGACTTCTCCTGGGTTTGTGAAAAGCTAATATTAGGATCCTGAATTTTAGCCAAAGTAACTTGTGTAAGGGTCCTTGTAGCTGCACATTTTGACttagatgcatttttttctgcttttaaatgctctcttttcttttctccaggcTTGAACGAAGAGTTGGTCCAGCTGCTCCTCATCCGAGATGAGCTGCACACAGAGCAAGATGCCATGCTGGTGGACATTGAAGACTTGACCAGGTCAGTGATGCCTCACCCtttccaaagaaggaaagaaacccagGATGGTCTTAGGTTAAGAATTAAGGCAAGAGTGAGCTCTAAAGAACAACTTCTTCCCCTTACTTCCATGAGTAACTCACCTCATCTCTGCTGGTGTCAGCTGTTCAGATGGAGGGGAAGTGGCTAAAACTCCTTTCCAAATGcattgcttaaaaaacaaaacagcacccCACAAATGCATTGCTTTTTCACAACCATCCTCCCTTTGTGATGGATTGTCAGTGCATTAGAATTTTTTACACCCCCACCAAAACCAGGTCAGCAGTTGTGGCCCACAAGGACTT
Protein-coding sequences here:
- the SCHIP1 gene encoding schwannomin-interacting protein 1 isoform X8 produces the protein MERSGQCGTTWDCDQSKPSDSAQKNERESIRQKLALGSFFDDGPGIYTSCSKSGKPSLSSRLQSGMNLQICFVNDSGSDKDSDADDSKTETSLDTPLSPMSKQSSSYSDRDTTEEESESLDDMDFLTRQKKLQAEAKMALAMAKPMAKMQVEVEKQNRKKSPVADLLPHMPHISECLMKRSLKPTDLRDMTLGQLQVIVNDLHSQIESLNEELVQLLLIRDELHTEQDAMLVDIEDLTRHAESQQKHMAEKMPAK
- the SCHIP1 gene encoding schwannomin-interacting protein 1 isoform X7; translation: MNLDSDGMDDIISQESPLDMEGNYKKAQKNERESIRQKLALGSFFDDGPGIYTSCSKSGKPSLSSRLQSGMNLQICFVNDSGSDKDSDADDSKTETSLDTPLSPMSKQSSSYSDRDTTEEESESLDDMDFLTRQKKLQAEAKMALAMAKPMAKMQVEVEKQNRKKSPVADLLPHMPHISECLMKRSLKPTDLRDMTLGQLQVIVNDLHSQIESLNEELVQLLLIRDELHTEQDAMLVDIEDLTRHAESQQKHMAEKMPAK
- the SCHIP1 gene encoding schwannomin-interacting protein 1 isoform X6 — translated: MDLGSDAGSSSSSSSRASSQSNSTKVTPCSECKSSSSPGGSLDLVSALEDYEEPFPVYQKKAQKNERESIRQKLALGSFFDDGPGIYTSCSKSGKPSLSSRLQSGMNLQICFVNDSGSDKDSDADDSKTETSLDTPLSPMSKQSSSYSDRDTTEEESESLDDMDFLTRQKKLQAEAKMALAMAKPMAKMQVEVEKQNRKKSPVADLLPHMPHISECLMKRSLKPTDLRDMTLGQLQVIVNDLHSQIESLNEELVQLLLIRDELHTEQDAMLVDIEDLTRHAESQQKHMAEKMPAK
- the SCHIP1 gene encoding schwannomin-interacting protein 1 isoform X9 → MLPEAAQAQKNERESIRQKLALGSFFDDGPGIYTSCSKSGKPSLSSRLQSGMNLQICFVNDSGSDKDSDADDSKTETSLDTPLSPMSKQSSSYSDRDTTEEESESLDDMDFLTRQKKLQAEAKMALAMAKPMAKMQVEVEKQNRKKSPVADLLPHMPHISECLMKRSLKPTDLRDMTLGQLQVIVNDLHSQIESLNEELVQLLLIRDELHTEQDAMLVDIEDLTRHAESQQKHMAEKMPAK
- the SCHIP1 gene encoding schwannomin-interacting protein 1 isoform X5 gives rise to the protein MRLEEMKRLQNPLEQVNDGKYLLENHQLAMDMENNIEKYHLNLQPLESKVKIIQRAWREYLQRQDPLEKRSPSPPSVSSEKLSSSVSMNTFSDSSTPAQKNERESIRQKLALGSFFDDGPGIYTSCSKSGKPSLSSRLQSGMNLQICFVNDSGSDKDSDADDSKTETSLDTPLSPMSKQSSSYSDRDTTEEESESLDDMDFLTRQKKLQAEAKMALAMAKPMAKMQVEVEKQNRKKSPVADLLPHMPHISECLMKRSLKPTDLRDMTLGQLQVIVNDLHSQIESLNEELVQLLLIRDELHTEQDAMLVDIEDLTRHAESQQKHMAEKMPAK
- the SCHIP1 gene encoding schwannomin-interacting protein 1 isoform X10, with protein sequence MVHQDNCSYQAQKNERESIRQKLALGSFFDDGPGIYTSCSKSGKPSLSSRLQSGMNLQICFVNDSGSDKDSDADDSKTETSLDTPLSPMSKQSSSYSDRDTTEEESESLDDMDFLTRQKKLQAEAKMALAMAKPMAKMQVEVEKQNRKKSPVADLLPHMPHISECLMKRSLKPTDLRDMTLGQLQVIVNDLHSQIESLNEELVQLLLIRDELHTEQDAMLVDIEDLTRHAESQQKHMAEKMPAK